From Myxococcota bacterium, one genomic window encodes:
- a CDS encoding DEAD/DEAH box helicase family protein yields the protein MKCLVKLGLILTFAWAVVAEEVVKLLPHQETAINYLLNHPEQKGLLINHYMGTGKTFLAIGFAEKFPDTPVIVLAPRFIEGHWLQQMKQFGIGQTSRFEFVSYQDAPEKLKHRDLSGTIVILDEAHNLVRFIKSPNLEQNKRYSSFYLKLQGAKRILALTGTPIYNNEFDLAVLVNLVSGSELFPYNEENFREIYTEVIPNRSFWRGYFTESMIVRNSGPMAVAVAAGALSPIAIVPVLALSMISFPVINNALLPVQKFPLRQLNAERLQHISERYISYYEIPKVSQSDFPGQTRHEMQVDYDADQFEFFLNFAEMSLNENKLYLLMREESPDIDLEYIRLNSSILQQHLRRAPGAGRDIGNLGDAPPKFQRVLKAMTDKGLQKTVIYSNYFENGVKIFADYLEKNGLGGKYAILLPSANAAEQSRLVAEYNSGAVPILLLHPEITEGISLRGTRQFHVLEPVLNSTILEQVIGRAVRYRSHLALPEAERHVDIYLWQSVLGSFNLKNFELKKANWLAKYRELSDWADFGRGITQIDKNYDFKLYSPDEYAYMRLGDLNQNIQILKDVLKEHAIESNRLTIDEKTYKPSRALPYPTTNLTAGYFFTPKIQWLGKSELQSLPEMRSDVSFRIGIEVPLYRYLNAGAHVSYIGYQFYNQDAKMLVLGTALDMKAQYPLEFGRQRIAPYLTGSLGIVGVVDINVLRPYSKTATGKEIGYLGMGASSQLMSGLEYYPVPLIGIFAEGGIHAMIATHRVTENSEATWEMDSYFLHAWQIQFGLKLGF from the coding sequence ATGAAATGCTTGGTTAAGCTTGGTCTGATTTTGACGTTTGCATGGGCTGTGGTTGCCGAGGAAGTCGTTAAGCTTCTGCCGCACCAGGAAACTGCGATTAATTACCTGCTGAATCATCCAGAGCAAAAAGGCCTGTTGATTAACCATTATATGGGCACTGGTAAGACTTTTCTAGCAATTGGATTTGCCGAGAAGTTTCCGGATACGCCAGTGATCGTGTTGGCGCCTAGATTCATCGAAGGGCATTGGCTCCAGCAGATGAAGCAGTTTGGCATAGGCCAAACCAGCCGTTTCGAATTCGTTTCGTATCAAGATGCACCTGAAAAGCTTAAACATCGAGACCTTTCTGGTACCATCGTCATTTTGGATGAAGCCCATAATTTGGTTCGCTTTATCAAATCGCCTAATCTGGAGCAAAATAAGCGTTACAGTAGTTTTTATCTGAAGTTGCAGGGCGCCAAGCGTATTTTGGCGCTGACCGGTACGCCGATTTATAACAACGAATTTGATCTGGCTGTCTTGGTCAACCTAGTCTCGGGCAGTGAGCTCTTCCCATATAACGAAGAAAATTTCCGAGAAATCTACACCGAGGTCATTCCCAATCGTTCGTTTTGGAGAGGCTATTTCACTGAAAGTATGATCGTTCGAAACTCCGGCCCCATGGCAGTGGCTGTGGCGGCGGGTGCTTTATCGCCCATTGCGATTGTGCCGGTCTTAGCGCTCAGTATGATTAGCTTTCCGGTGATTAATAATGCTTTGTTGCCAGTACAGAAATTTCCGCTCCGTCAGTTAAACGCTGAACGCCTTCAGCATATTAGTGAACGGTATATCTCCTATTACGAGATCCCTAAGGTTAGTCAGAGTGATTTTCCAGGTCAGACCCGGCATGAAATGCAGGTAGATTACGACGCAGACCAGTTTGAGTTTTTTCTGAATTTCGCCGAAATGAGCTTAAACGAAAATAAATTATATCTGCTCATGCGGGAAGAATCGCCTGACATCGATTTGGAATACATAAGGCTCAACAGCTCGATTCTGCAGCAACATCTCCGACGGGCGCCTGGAGCAGGGCGAGATATTGGCAATCTGGGGGATGCTCCGCCCAAGTTTCAGCGCGTATTGAAAGCAATGACCGATAAGGGCCTGCAAAAAACGGTTATCTATTCGAACTATTTTGAAAACGGCGTCAAGATATTTGCAGATTACTTGGAAAAAAACGGGCTGGGGGGCAAATATGCGATTTTATTACCCAGTGCCAATGCAGCCGAACAATCTCGCTTAGTTGCCGAGTATAATTCAGGTGCCGTACCGATTTTATTGCTACATCCTGAAATCACCGAAGGTATTTCTTTGAGAGGCACGCGCCAGTTTCATGTGCTTGAGCCCGTGCTTAACTCAACGATATTGGAGCAAGTTATTGGTAGAGCGGTTAGGTATCGGTCCCATTTGGCCCTGCCAGAAGCTGAGCGTCATGTAGACATCTATTTATGGCAATCTGTTTTGGGAAGTTTCAATCTCAAAAATTTTGAATTGAAAAAAGCGAATTGGTTGGCCAAGTATCGAGAGCTGAGTGATTGGGCTGACTTTGGTCGCGGCATCACTCAGATTGATAAAAACTATGACTTTAAGCTCTACTCGCCTGATGAATACGCCTATATGCGGCTCGGGGATTTGAACCAGAATATTCAGATTTTGAAAGATGTCTTAAAAGAGCATGCCATCGAATCGAACAGACTAACCATTGATGAAAAAACCTATAAACCTTCCAGGGCATTGCCATATCCAACCACTAACTTAACGGCTGGGTATTTCTTCACACCAAAAATCCAGTGGTTGGGCAAAAGCGAGCTGCAATCTTTGCCTGAGATGAGGTCCGATGTTTCATTTCGTATTGGCATAGAGGTGCCTCTGTATCGATATTTGAATGCTGGCGCTCACGTATCTTATATCGGTTATCAGTTTTACAACCAGGATGCGAAAATGCTGGTGTTGGGAACGGCGCTGGACATGAAGGCCCAGTATCCCCTCGAATTTGGCCGACAAAGAATTGCGCCATATTTAACAGGTTCATTGGGAATTGTGGGTGTCGTGGATATCAATGTCTTAAGGCCGTATTCGAAAACAGCGACCGGTAAAGAAATAGGCTATCTGGGCATGGGAGCTTCATCACAGCTGATGTCAGGTCTTGAATATTATCCAGTGCCTCTTATCGGCATTTTTGCGGAGGGCGGCATTCATGCGATGATTGCTACCCACCGCGTCACTGAAAATTCCGAAGCCACTTGGGAGATGGACTCATACTTCTTGCATGCGTGGCAGATTCAGTTTGGCCTTAAACTTGGATTTTAA
- the murC gene encoding UDP-N-acetylmuramate--L-alanine ligase: MLKKVHFVGIGGIGMSGIAEVLISLGIRVQGSDLAHNDNTARLEALGAKIYYRHESSQVGEADILVVSSDIKQDNPELQEALRLGIPTIPRARMLAELMRLQQGIAIAGSHGKTTTTSLVAAILDQANLDPTVVIGGKVNHLGSNARHGKGKFLVAEADESDGSFLLLLPNIAAVTNLDAEHLDFWKGGLPELQDAFVQFLNTLPFFGLAVLCADAQSLREILPHIKRRVVTYGISEPADFEAKEISHERFHTEFRLFKYSEDLGLVRLRLLGEHNVQNALAAIAIADELGISLDIMRDALEAFAGVQRRFTQIGEKNGILVIDDYGHHPVEIKAVLKTAQKTFAEHRVVVLFEPHRYTRTRDLMDAFVDAFENADYLVVSDIYPAREKPIEGISSTVLVDRIRETGHAQVFYGGNLEQSTAMVVAAARPGDVIITLGAGAVTKSSVKILELLESV, encoded by the coding sequence ATGTTAAAAAAAGTTCACTTCGTTGGGATTGGCGGAATCGGGATGAGCGGTATCGCTGAGGTTTTGATTAGCCTTGGTATTAGAGTGCAGGGCTCCGATTTGGCACATAACGACAACACTGCCAGATTAGAGGCCTTGGGCGCTAAGATTTATTACCGCCATGAAAGTAGCCAGGTCGGTGAAGCCGATATTCTGGTGGTCTCTTCGGATATCAAACAAGATAACCCTGAATTGCAAGAAGCGCTGAGACTAGGCATTCCAACGATTCCGCGTGCGCGCATGTTGGCTGAGCTCATGAGACTGCAACAAGGCATTGCCATTGCGGGCTCGCATGGGAAGACCACCACGACGAGTTTGGTGGCCGCGATTTTAGACCAAGCAAATCTTGACCCAACAGTGGTTATCGGTGGTAAGGTCAATCATTTGGGCTCTAACGCTCGCCATGGAAAAGGTAAATTTCTAGTCGCTGAAGCGGATGAATCCGACGGCTCGTTTTTGCTGCTTTTGCCCAATATTGCGGCAGTAACAAACTTGGATGCGGAGCACTTAGATTTCTGGAAGGGTGGACTGCCTGAGCTTCAAGATGCTTTTGTTCAGTTTTTAAACACGCTTCCGTTTTTCGGTTTGGCTGTTTTGTGTGCAGATGCGCAATCGCTGCGAGAAATTTTGCCACACATTAAGCGCCGTGTGGTGACTTATGGGATTTCGGAGCCTGCGGATTTTGAGGCCAAAGAAATCTCCCACGAGCGTTTTCATACAGAATTTCGCCTATTTAAATATAGCGAAGATTTAGGGCTGGTCAGGCTGAGACTACTCGGAGAGCACAATGTTCAAAACGCGCTGGCGGCTATCGCGATTGCAGACGAGTTGGGCATATCTCTTGATATTATGCGGGATGCTTTAGAGGCATTTGCGGGTGTGCAAAGGCGTTTTACGCAAATCGGTGAAAAAAACGGCATTTTGGTGATAGATGATTACGGCCATCACCCGGTTGAGATTAAGGCCGTCTTAAAAACTGCCCAGAAGACTTTTGCTGAGCATCGGGTAGTCGTTCTGTTCGAGCCACACAGGTACACGAGAACGCGTGATTTGATGGATGCGTTCGTGGATGCGTTCGAAAATGCCGACTATTTGGTCGTTAGCGATATTTACCCTGCCCGCGAAAAGCCTATCGAAGGCATTTCTTCCACGGTTTTAGTGGATAGGATCCGCGAGACTGGACATGCACAAGTTTTTTATGGTGGCAATCTAGAGCAATCGACCGCCATGGTGGTGGCTGCAGCAAGACCCGGCGATGTTATTATTACTCTAGGCGCAGGCGCAGTTACCAAGAGTTCGGTGAAAATTTTGGAGCTGCTTGAAAGTGTTTGA
- the ftsW gene encoding putative lipid II flippase FtsW: MVSKLIACASITLVMLGIVIVFSSSAVMAHFGYHDSMFFLKRQLFFLVLGLIAFGGALYLDPKYYQKYAYHFYFFALFLLVLVLIPGVGKSAGGAARWISLGPLRLQAGEVLKPALAIYLAMSLAKKGEKMLLFRVGIVPHLVLPGIAMGLLLLEPDFGTTVIVALVTFSMLFIGGARVAYLLGAILIAIPVAIQVVASSPYRMARVMAFLDPWTHRQEGGYQVVQSLMTLGSGGWFGKGFGQGPSKLYFLPASHTDFILAVIGEELGFMGIVLVLACFGALLFSGFQIALKSRDPFKTYLAMGLTALMTLQATLNAFVVMGLVPTKGLTLPLVSYGGSSLIMACWMIGVLFRLGRELKI, encoded by the coding sequence ATGGTCTCTAAGTTAATTGCCTGTGCCAGCATTACCCTGGTGATGCTCGGGATTGTGATTGTGTTTTCAAGCTCAGCGGTGATGGCGCATTTTGGTTATCACGACTCGATGTTTTTCTTAAAGCGTCAGCTATTTTTCTTGGTCTTAGGTTTAATCGCTTTTGGTGGAGCGCTTTATTTAGATCCAAAATACTACCAAAAGTACGCTTATCACTTTTATTTTTTCGCCTTGTTTTTGCTGGTGTTGGTGCTGATACCAGGAGTTGGGAAGTCTGCGGGTGGGGCAGCTCGGTGGATTTCTTTGGGGCCTTTGAGATTGCAGGCAGGCGAGGTGTTAAAGCCAGCGTTGGCAATTTATTTGGCCATGTCGCTGGCTAAAAAAGGCGAAAAAATGTTGCTGTTTCGGGTGGGCATTGTACCGCATTTGGTCCTCCCCGGGATTGCCATGGGACTTTTGCTGCTGGAGCCTGACTTTGGGACAACGGTCATTGTGGCATTGGTTACGTTCTCGATGCTTTTTATTGGCGGCGCGCGCGTGGCCTATTTGCTCGGGGCGATCTTGATTGCCATTCCGGTGGCGATTCAGGTGGTGGCATCCAGTCCTTATAGAATGGCACGTGTCATGGCATTTTTGGATCCTTGGACGCATCGTCAAGAAGGTGGGTATCAGGTGGTTCAAAGTCTGATGACGCTGGGCTCTGGGGGCTGGTTTGGTAAAGGCTTTGGTCAAGGGCCTTCTAAGTTATATTTTCTGCCCGCATCGCATACCGATTTTATCTTGGCAGTGATAGGTGAAGAGCTTGGTTTTATGGGCATTGTCTTGGTGCTCGCCTGTTTTGGTGCTTTGCTTTTTTCAGGGTTTCAAATCGCTCTTAAGAGCAGAGATCCTTTTAAAACTTACCTCGCCATGGGGCTTACGGCGCTTATGACCTTGCAGGCAACGTTGAACGCCTTCGTGGTGATGGGTTTAGTGCCTACGAAAGGGCTAACATTACCGCTGGTTAGCTATGGGGGCAGCAGTCTCATTATGGCTTGTTGGATGATTGGGGTGCTTTTCCGGTTAGGCAGAGAATTGAAAATATGA
- the murG gene encoding undecaprenyldiphospho-muramoylpentapeptide beta-N-acetylglucosaminyltransferase, whose amino-acid sequence MRFLIAGGGTGGHIFPGIAIAQALKSQNPKSEVLFVGTNRGIEVSAVPKSGFELKTIEISGLKGRSFGKTLQALLQLPLAIIQSVQILTQFKPDAVVGVGGYASGPVLLAAWLLRIPRAICEQNSVPGFTNRMLGKYFVKHVWGVFKKSEMHFPAGRFHLTGNPLRKDFLHRPLAEKSRDKLLVLGGSLGARPLNEVVPAALAQVHQAVPGLKITHQTGVKDVEQVKRAYADLGIDALVLTFIDDMPKAYEESDLVIARAGASTCAELTALGVPAILIPFPQAADDHQTENARELVDAGAALMLTQQEMTALKLGGMVQHLFLDFKTLESMAHKARQIGKKNAAEIIAKKVVEIC is encoded by the coding sequence ATGAGATTTCTAATAGCCGGTGGAGGCACTGGCGGTCACATTTTTCCTGGTATTGCGATTGCTCAGGCGCTGAAAAGTCAAAATCCCAAATCGGAAGTGTTGTTTGTTGGTACCAATCGCGGAATTGAAGTTTCCGCGGTGCCGAAATCGGGTTTTGAGTTGAAAACCATCGAAATTTCAGGCCTTAAGGGCCGTTCATTCGGCAAAACGCTACAGGCTTTGTTGCAGTTGCCCTTGGCTATTATTCAGTCAGTGCAGATTTTAACACAGTTTAAACCAGACGCGGTCGTAGGCGTCGGAGGTTACGCATCCGGCCCCGTATTGCTTGCGGCCTGGCTGCTGCGAATCCCACGAGCGATTTGCGAACAAAATAGCGTCCCTGGCTTCACCAATCGCATGTTGGGCAAATATTTTGTGAAGCATGTGTGGGGCGTGTTTAAAAAAAGTGAAATGCATTTTCCCGCTGGTCGCTTTCATTTGACAGGTAATCCATTGAGGAAAGACTTTTTACATCGCCCTTTGGCTGAGAAATCTCGAGACAAGCTTTTGGTTTTAGGCGGTAGTCTTGGGGCCAGGCCCTTAAACGAAGTGGTTCCAGCAGCGCTAGCTCAGGTGCACCAGGCGGTTCCAGGCCTCAAGATTACCCATCAAACGGGTGTTAAAGATGTTGAGCAGGTCAAACGGGCCTATGCGGATTTGGGCATTGACGCTCTGGTGTTGACTTTTATTGACGACATGCCCAAAGCCTACGAAGAGTCAGACTTGGTGATTGCTAGAGCCGGCGCCAGCACTTGTGCTGAGTTGACCGCTTTGGGTGTTCCGGCTATTTTGATACCTTTTCCGCAGGCGGCAGATGACCATCAAACGGAAAATGCGCGCGAACTCGTGGACGCTGGGGCAGCGCTTATGTTGACGCAGCAGGAAATGACGGCCCTAAAGCTGGGCGGTATGGTGCAGCATCTCTTTTTAGATTTTAAAACGCTTGAAAGTATGGCACATAAAGCCCGTCAGATTGGCAAAAAAAACGCAGCAGAAATTATTGCTAAAAAAGTTGTTGAAATATGTTAA